A stretch of DNA from Triticum dicoccoides isolate Atlit2015 ecotype Zavitan chromosome 2A, WEW_v2.0, whole genome shotgun sequence:
aaggcaatgacaagcaGTGGTGTTAAGAAATCACCAGGGAAGAGCTGGGTTAAGTTAAAGGGGGAGCTAAAAGTCTTTATAGTAGAGGACAGATCGCATCCAGAGTCTGAGGAAATTTACACAATGCTTGATATAGTTGGAATGGAAATGATAAAAGCTGGTTATGTTCCAAAGCTACCATGTCAATATACTAGTTTTGATCATACAAATAGTGATTTGTCAGATGAAGAAATGGTTATGGAATATGGTTGAGTCAGGTCTTCTTGGGGGTTTGTTAGAATTGGCCAACCTACCAAAGCTGTATGACACTTGGTCTTTGTGACCGTGTGCTGTATTTGATTAATTAATCCGCAGTCCAGCAGGCCATTGGTTTCTTCCATAAATAGATGGAAAGAAGAGGTAAGTTTGTGACCAGAAGCTGTTGCTTTTCCTTTGGCTTCCATATGTGAAGAGAAATATGTCTTACCGGGTTGTTTGAACAGTATACCTAGTAAGCCTGCTGAGGCCTGAAAGAGCTACTAAAGTGATCTTGTTATTTGATAGATAAAGGGCAAGTTAAATGTGTTTGAATGACCACATAGTCCTACTAAGTAGGATTTTAGTAGTGGAGCAAGATACTGGATTATGGTCAAGAGTCTGAGCTGTACAGAATGGTCAAAGACCAGTCTCTTTTAATCTACCACTGCACTGAGAAGCTTTTCATTTTTAAGGGTATCAGCTTGTCAGCACGAGTTCTACCACAAGGAAGTTCAGAGTAACATATCTCATGCAAGCTAGTTCTGCGGATATATGTATTTGGTGAAGACAACAATTACAGAATGAATTCACATGGGAGTAACAGAGACACATGTAGTAGCAACATGGGGACGGTGGACTGTTCAAAAATTCAATAGACTCTCACCTCATTATTTTCCTCAGAAGGTTTGATAGTCACCAGCAGTCTATCAGGTATTACTATAGATTTACAGTTGCAACATAAAGCTGATCTATAGGAATGCGCATTTACATCATAGGGTTAAGGATTCGGTTAGGCCAAAGCTATTGGCTTGGATCAAGGGTCTACCCTGATCATGTATTCAGTAGGTAAGTAGCCCTAGTTAGATTCTTCCTTTCTTTTGGGATGTAAATATTTTGTACAGTTTTTTTCCTGTTTGGATTTTAATAAAGGACTGTGGGGATTTGCCCTGCAGTAAATAGTAAAAAAAACGTCTTTACTGATTCATTCTATTATCAGGTTTGATGTGAAAACAAGTATGCTAAAGTGTACTTTCTGATGTTAGTAGCTGTGCTACAATGCATGCTAATCCACAGGACGTGTAACAGTCTAACAAACATTTCTGACAGGTCATCGTTGTAGATATTGATTGTATGATTAATATCATGTTGGAGATAGCGATTGGATTAATCAttttatagctccaagtaaattttaATAATGCAGTTAAACAGATGGGGCTATATCGCTTTACATCTCGTCCCTAGTCTAATTCTCACCATGCCATCCTGTTGACATAACAAATATGTGTTCGAAATGCTTATTGTAGCATATAAGAACTGGGTTTTGACAAACGGGGGTATGTCACAGGAAGGCAATCTTCACCAGTAAACCTTCAGATGGAACTGTTAAGTGCGAAAAAGGATAAGCAAATAATAATTGTTGTGTCAAAATATACACTCTACGATATGGAAATCTTTTCCTTCTCTACAAAAGAAATTTAAGAACGGAAAGAAATGGCTTTCCAGATCCTTGAAACTCGAAGAGCAGACGTGCATACTATATCTACACTAAGCAAGGGAAGTCTTAGCAGCCGTGAGATACACCATTTGCCTTCTTGATATCACTGCCGTCTTTGGTTGCCAAAAGTGGTTCAGTCTCCTTATCTGGCATCTACAAAGGCATAAAAAACATGAAATGAGTGAAACTGAAATTTGGGAGCAAATTGAACTGTCTTTCATGGAAGAGTTGCCAATTTTCTCGACACATTCATCATAAAAACTATGCTTAAGAGAGCACATATTATTCATAAATATAATTAAGCTAAACTGATGAGCTCTAGTTTGCTTCCAGTATTGGGTAATGGATTGGCAGAAGCATGGTATTATCAATTGTCCGAGTTTACTTTTGTCAGCTAATGTGCataaaagtttctgtcctgcacacaTAATAATCCTTATCACTTGCTTTTGCTGCCAGAAAATACTAATTTTGTACATCAATATGCAAATTTTAACTGATGTATAGTCTCAACTTTTGAAATATGAATGTTTATTTCAGAAAATTCAACTGCTACTACATTTTGTTTGACGTGGAAATTTGACTCTTTGCTGTTGCTGCTGAGATTAGGAGCATAAGAATTGTTAGTATAACTGCCATTCGTCGATCTACCTTCTATTTTGTGCCATCAAGATTATAATCATGATTTAGATATGATACCAGGTTGGAGGCAAAATCAAACCTGTGAAACTGGCAGAGCATCATTTGTTGACTTCTTCTTGCTCTCCCTGACTGAGAAGAAGGAATACAATGCCATACCAAATATGGCGACCAGAATGCCTAATATGTTCTTCATGGTGAAAGGATCGTGTAGTAGAGTGTAGCCAAAAGAGAGAACCAGGCATGTCTTAAGGTGGCCAAGCACCTGGTATGTGACTGGAGACGTCGTTCCAATCACAAGAAATGTACTGAAGTTCACAGATACCGCAATCAAGCAAGATAGGATGATGAAACCCTGCATATAATTCATGATAAAGAGCATCATGTTGCATGTATTGTCCATCGAAATTTGAGGTATATCTCTGAGAGCGTTAACTTGCAACATATATGTTTAATGTCTCACCCAGGAGCATGACAATCAACTGCTACTGCGCTTAAAATGCTGATTCATTCTAGCAGTAACAGCTGGAGCAATTTCATATTAATTTGTTGTTTACTTCTTTAGGACTGTAGGTATCAATGTACCATTGAAATAAACTTGAACGTAAGGCACTTCACATTTtacatttatgaaatctagcagtaGTTACATGCATAAAATCTATCTTATTTTCCCCCCTTCAAATCACTGGGTTTGGTCTTCATTTTATACATTTCTTTCATGGAAAAGCACTAAAAGTGAAATGTATATTCAGGCTATAACAATTTTTAGTCGGGAGTCCCAACTTGATAGGTAGATCAGGAAATTATTTGATGTCAGGTTTCAGAACTTTGGCTAGCTACTTAGAAAGAACAAATTGTGAGTGTCACTTCCTCACCGAAGATGCCATGCATTATGAATTTCCACAAAATAGTTGGCTTGACGGGCATTTTTAAAAGAATGTTAAGATCTCACAGTGACATTATAAAATTGTTCTTTTCAGATATTTGTAACTGCATGAAATATTCAGAACATACCACAACTGGAGTGGTGTATTTGTGGGCGAAGACACTGCGGTTTGTAAGGAGTCGATCCACAAACGGGCCGGTCGCAAACAAAATTGCTGCTTGGTATGGCGCAGATTGGTACAGAAGCTGCGTTGACGAGACCTTCAGTTTCTTCTGTATTGTGTTTGTGAGCTTCATTCAAAGTTGTTGGGTTAAGGATACCATGTGGCTACAGTAACAAGATAAAGATTCACCTATTTTTATATGAAAGTAAATGCAACCTAATTCAGAAAGAATCTAGCACTAAGAAATAAGAATTTTGATGCTTCACAAATAACATATATGGTTCTCCAGCCTTTTAAGAAAACCTGCTAAGACTACTGCAAGTTGCATTTAAAAGGTTTCGAATAATAAGATTTCCTTATTCTTTTCTTTTAATCTGCAGTTTTTGGAATGTCAACGACGAGTAAAGTATTAAATGTAGGATACAATTTGGCCAACACAAGTggtggcgatggcgaggccagaAAGGACGGACCCAAGTAGATTTAGCTCGAGATCTGTAACTGATGCGatacctactccaagaagtaagacCATAAGAGAGAGCTTGATAGTCTCGCTGCACGTTGTTGGACTGGTATTAGCTCACTGATGATAAAAATAAATACCATAGGCCCAGAAAAACTAAACAAGTAAATGACTCATTTATGCGTGATTAGCTTTTCATCGTTTGATCCAAAAGTTGATGCTTGTAAAAGAACACATCTAAAGTTATTTCCCCCTTTGAATATAATATATAATACTATGGATTAGCAATAATTTCTTGTTCCAGTTTCAAATTATCAATATGTACTTTAGTATAGTGCATGTGCCATCATCTATCTTGTATCTTTTTGCTCTGATCATAAATGGGGTGCAATTTACAGTGGTTGACTCCTTAATTAAGGTAAAGTACTGAGTTTATATTGAAAAACCTGAATCTTTTGTTCAGGAAGATTGTCTCCAACAGCACAGTGAAAGGTATTATGGCCAGTTTCGTCATCTGCAGAACATACTGAATTCAAAATACTTGCAGCATGGTTTATGAAAAATGGTACCTAGATAGAGCAGCCCTTACCTGGTAGAATCCAATGGAGTTGAATCCTAAACTAAGGTTTAAAAGTCCAATTGAGGTGCCGTTCAGAAACCCAAAGAGGATCACTGTATGTCCATCAATTGCCTTGGGCTCAAAAAAATGTAAGCGTTGTGCCACATGGAGGGTGCAGTAGGTCACCATGAGATGCCAGCTTGTTAATGTTGTAGCTACATTCGAAAACAACAGAGTTAAGCATAAATTGCAAGTATTTGAATCTATTCATGCATGGCCTTTGGTTTGTTGTTAAGTTCTGTTGAATCTTGCAAACATGAAGGCTTCTGTACTGACCGAATGGGAAACCAAGTGTGCTGATGAGAGCTTTGTTGCAGATGACAATGGCAACTGAAGATGCAACGGAGAGCGCGAGAGACCCGATCACGCCGAGCTGTAAACCAGCTGTCATCTTGACCAGCTGATGTTTCCTTGCTTATCTGAAGTTACATTATCATGAAGAGTTAGGTGCAAGGTACACATGCTACACACTGAACATAGCCTACTGTTAGCCTGAATTAATTGCTTTTGTGAGACCATACAATTTCTGTTGCAATGGTGTGATAGTGTCCTTTAGTTTATGATATATGTGACTACACCTTCCTATTTTCATGTGAAATGGAAAACCAACTTAATTTGTCTTGATGTACAAGATAATAGGAGAAGAGAAGGTCCAAGTTTGGTCGAGTTATTTGGGAGGTAGTTAGTGTTTGAATATTGTTAGTGTCCTTATCAATGTTTATGGAGAGGAATAACTATGACCATCTATGTTCGTCCTAGAATGGAATGGGTCAAATTCTTAGCTGGCCCAAGTCACATACAAGAATTATAGCAGTCAGATGATATCATCCGTTAAGTTTGTTGTATTATAGTACTGCTTAATATTAGTATGTTACGCAGATGTCACATAGATCCAAGCTTCGCAGCAACAACATCTCAATAAACTAGCACCTACTTGCACACCAAATCAGGATAATCATTAACACATTACTGATTACAAATGGAGCATACAAAACTGCTATGACTAGCAAGTGAGACATTATATTAATTAATTATCAGATCCAGAACATGGAGCGCAAACATTAGAAGAGATTGTTATGTTTTGGCATGACTGTAGACTGTAGTCTATACGTCATACTCGACCTAACTACTGGCTTATTTGTACCTATAAATATAATCTGGAGAGTTGGTACCTGCCACCTACTAGGTTGTTTCTTGGTGGGTACAATAATCTAAAGGTAGTTCAAGTGGCTCTCAAATGATTGATACTTCAGCAAGATGTCAACTGAATGACCAAATAGAATAGGAAAAACACATGGGAGCCCATGTGTTTGGTGATTTGGTCACTTCCTAAGCAACATGTTAGATGAGTTAATTTTGAATAAAATGGTCACAATACATGCCATGAATTCACACTTTTAATATGGAAAGGGATTCTATTATATTTTTCTAATTCATCTATCTTATGGACACTGGCTCTTGTATTTTGTTCTAGGAGGGATGAAGTTTACAAATCATTTATAATCGCTTCAGTCCTGGCCGGATGCTACATTTACCCTGATATCAATTAGTTTGTATATTTCTTGGAGAGCTGATTTTCCAAGCATAAAAAGACCATGAAAGCGTGAAGAACACAGTTAGGTAACTAGCATAGCTAAGCAATGCTCATGTGGATGTACTGTCGTCTCACAAGGCAGTGATAAGCATAGCTAAACAATGTACAGCAAAGGTGGATAACTGAAATTCTATGCACATGATCATGACATTCATAATGCACCCTACGAAGAACAATCACTATGCGATCCATGACAAATCGCGAACTGTTCATAAGTCGGTGTCTTTGAGACTCTGCTTAGTTATCTTATACTATGATCATATACTGGCTTGATAGGGTAACCTTCAAATCCTGCCAATGCTAAGAAAGAAACCATAAATCTCCACATTGTCGATATGTATGATGCTCTTATGCATGGACTTGGCCAGGGATTGGGGTAGAAACACGGAGTTCAGGTGTAAGCAGGCATGCACAACATACAGAGTTAGAAATGCAAAAACATGATTAACCTGAGAAGCAGCAACATTAGGATCAACCAACAGTAGGAATGTTCGCTTGGGAGTCTGTACCTTTCCGACAGCTGCTGCTTCGTCTCCTCGAAGAACGGCACACCTCCCTCCGTATCGAGAGAACAGAGAGAGGGAGACAGAGAGAGATGAGAGAGCGTAAGGTGGCTCTCCTCTCCTTGGAAGAGGAATGGAGGGAGGGACAGGCACTTTTATGTTCAGAGTTTACAGGGGGGGAAGGTGAGTGTGTATGGTGGGCAGTTAGGTGCTGGCTTTGATGCTGTTGAGTGGATGCTTCCTTGGTGAGCCTATAAGGCATCGTGCAACATGCTCCTTCTACACGAGCGTGCACGACAATTTCCTTCTCAACCAACGAAAGATTCTAGCCTGGGGCCACCGCAGCCATAGAAAATGACGCTGTGAACTGCAAGATTGTCCACTTAAAATGATGAACTCGGACAGCAATCAATATCATAGGCGTGCAAATATATGGACTCTGTGATATTTTTCGTTGCCTAAAAAGCTGAACATTTTAGCATGCAAATGTGTAGGAATTTCTTGGGAAAGGAAATGTCCACTAAGTTTATTTATTTTTGGCAAAAATGCACTCAGTCGACATGGGGTTTTCTATGAGCAAACTGTGTGCCAGCCTCCCAGGGCCTTGAGGGAGAATGCTTTTTGAGATAAAGCATAAATGGAGTTTTCTTTCTCATCAGCAATATACACTTTCCCTCTATTTTAGTAACGTATTGCAACAAGTGCAGCAACCATTCACACATGCCATCTTTCATATCTGGCCATCACCCTTGTTCCTTTTGCCCAAATAAACTATTGCCGCACATTGTTTCCTTATTACTTTACCCAGGACCATGTGAAATGGATGTTTGATCTCAATCAATGCGTGAAATATAGCCTTGATCAGAGTATAGCCGATAGAATATCCAGCGCTTCTAGTCACACCCACCATTATCATTTACTATTACTTCATTTTCGGTTTTATGATTGCTTTCAAACATAATCTGTCTTTTTATTTCCCCATCTGTAGATCAAATATATATTTGAATTTTGTGGTATGATTTATTTCGTGTCAATGATAGTACGTTACCAAATGTTTTCACATTTCGTACGGTCATATTCGTCGTATGTTAGGAGCTAGTGTCGGTGAGCACCCACGAAGAATGGGCATCACAGAATATGCTCTTGAGATTAATCATGTATGCGCTTTTTCATTCAAAAAAGTGCTCCTTTTCTCCAATCATAGGGCGACACTAGGGTAGTACAAACCACCATCCTAGAGAATGTGCTCCTCTGTAATTCTTTTTCCCGCTGCGAGCACTGCAAGTAAGATGCTACTGCCTGTGTGTGAAAGTGGTGAACAAAAAGGGTGAGAGAAAAACAAGAACAAACGGGTGAGACGCATCATTTCGATCGAGCGTCGACCTAACAAAGGCGCATCCACTGCATACATACAGTTAAACAAATGCAAGCTAAAAAGAGGATCAAAACCTGTTGTAATCTCCAATAATTGACGcaacagaaagaaagaaagaaagaaaaaagaaaagaaaagaaaagaatcccTTTCCTTTTGTCACTTGGGGCACAAGGTTGGGAGGAGGCAGCAGGTGGTTGTAAAGCGCCCGGCTTTCTGTAAATGCAAGCAAAGGTAACGGCCCAACAGCAGCCGCACACAACAACACACGTCCGTCCGCGGAGAGCGGCTCCATTTTATTGCCTCCGTTTGGTGAGCCTTCGGTCTCACTCTTTTTCTCGTACTCGTACCACCTCTCCCCCACCACATCACCTGAAATCCATTTCGCCGATTAAAAAAGCTCGCAAATCGGCGGGCCTCTCCATTTTACCTCGAACTGTCGGTCCTGATCTTTTACCATTGCATGATTGCAGTGCAATGCAGTTCCAGTGGAGAGAGCATGTACTAGGTGATTCCACTGCATGGGAACTCATTGCGATCCTGTCCAAATCCACGTGAAAATGTTTCCGTTTTCACCACAGGAGCATTTTTGTTGTTCAGGCGTAGATGTTTTGGGATCATTGCGGCCCTGAAGAAAGGCACCGTGGTGCAGCCGTCGAGCTACCGTGAGTAGACCGTACGTAGTTTATAGTTTACGAAAAATGCTACCGCGGTCACGGATTTCTGTTGGTGGTTTCCTGGCCTCGCTTTGGCCCAAAGCAAGGCTGGATCATCACGTTGCCGCTTGGTGAACTAAAAAACTGTTCCGTCAAGTGGCCCCCCGGAGCCATGCTTTCACGGACTTACTATTAGTTGAGCGGTCTAATCATACTACCATTAATAAAAGCTAGTTAGTACAAAGGCAAGGCAGATTGATTGAGGCATTTTTTTTGTCGTAGTAGGGGAAGAATTCAGAGTTTCAGACGATCTCAGTTGGTTGGCCGCCTTCCGGTTCCGGCATCGGCACACGCAACAGTCTCCCACGTTGCACCAGCTAGGCGTACTGGCCCTAGCCTTGACTGCCTCGCACCCGTCCTGTTCCGGCGTCTGGTGGGCACGGCCGGGCGGCACATCGCACTGACGCAACGCCCGACACGGCCACGGATGGAAGCCTGGCCGATGCGGTGTCGCCGCCGCGCCTTGACTTGTTGCCCCCCCTGCCCCTCGATCGCGTCCTTCCAGATCGCGCACCACGCCGGACCGGTGGTGTTGGTGGCAGTAGAACGGAGCAGTAGAAATGTCGTCCGTCCATCCAAGTCCAGCTCCTCACCGGCCATTGGCCCGACCCGAACCGGCCGGTCGACCAGGCGGCCCCTAACTCCGCTTTCAGTGTGCCCCGTGCACGGAGCTGAGCAAAGCGATGGCGCCGCTGCCGCGGTCGGCTTTCCCCCGGGAGACGAGCACGACGCGGACTGGATTGGATCGAATTGAATTCTCGGGTGCTTGTTGCAGTGGAATCATACCGTGCGGTGCAGGGCACTTGTTTGCGGGAAATTTCATGCAGTGTACTGTACTTTGACAGGAATAGATATGGTTAAGGCTGCAGAGGATTCAGTCATCGTAGACGTTTTTTCTTTTAACTATGAGGTGGCGCATACAGTGCCTATCATTAAAATGATCAAGTACGAGATACATCTGTAACTTTACAATGTTTAATATTCAGATTGCCGAGCCTTAGAAGCACACGGAGTGATCGGCTAAATGACAATGGCCAGTACAagtcatgttagagcatctccaaccacATGATGAATATAACCCCTCAAACGCCTCCGAATGCGACCGGACGCGCCCGCGAGTAGTGATTGGACACGCCTCAAATTTTACTTGTTGCATCCGGACATCTCATACTAGATTCGTAAATCCATATAAAGACATGCAAATGAAATAACCCAGGTACTATGTCGACGATCTCCGTACCAGCATGGGCGGCAGCTGCAGCTTCGACGCCTCCGGCTGCTCTGCTCCGGCCTCCTCCGTCTTTATCTCCGCGTCGAATTCGGCGAAGAGCGCGTTGGAGTCCGCCTGCTCCCGCTGGAGGAACGCccggttggcctccacataggcctcatcctagatggactccaggatggcctgctgctccgccaTCTCGTCGGACTGGGCGATGGCGAGCTACGCCTCTGTCTGCTCCATGTTGAAGACCGGCAGCTGCTGGCCCGGCTCCTCCACCTCCATCGacgccaactcctcctcctccgactccgGCGAGTCCGCAAGCAGCCCGACAGCGATGAGGACTGCGTGTGCGGCTTGTCTCGCTCGGATCTCCCGCTAGATCTCGTCGCGACGCTCCGGCGTGAGCATTGCATAGTACGTGATCTTAGTCCGGACCATGGCGGAGCACTGGAACGTGGGTAGAGTGCCGAAgcgggagagggaggaggtggatgggcttggactggcggcgcggagagggggaaggtggatgtgaaggaaatatgccctagaggcaataataaaattgttattttatatttccttatatcatgatgaatgtttattattcatgctagaatcgtattaaccggaaacttgatacatgtgtggatatatagacaaaatactgtgtctctagtaagcctctactaaactagctcgttaatcaaagatggttaagtttcctaaccatagacatgtgttgtcatttgatgaacggggtcacatcagtaggagaatgacgtgatggacaatacccatccgttagctttgcATATTGGTTGTTCAGTTTtatcgctattgctttcttcatgtcaaatacatattccttcgactatgagattatgcaactcccagataccggaggaataccttgtgtgctatcaaatgtcacaacataactggtgttggggagcgtagtaataattcaaaaaatttcctacgtgtcaccaagatcaatctaagagatgctagcaacgagagagagggagtgcatcttcatacccttgaagatcgctaagcggaagcgttgcaaggaacgcggttgatggagtcgtactcgcgcgaattcaaatcgcgaaagatccaatctagcaccgaacggacggcgcctccgcgttcaacacacgtactgttggggaacgtagtaatttcaaaaaaattcctacgcacacgcaagatcatggtgatgcacaacaacgagaggggagagtgttgtctgcgtaccctcgtagaccggaagcggaagcgttataacaacgcggttgatgtagtcgtacgtcttcacggcccgaccgatcaagcaccgaaactacggcacctccaagtttttgcacacgttcagctcgatgacgatcctcggactccgatccagcaaaatgtcggggatgagttccgtcagcacgacggcgtggtgacgatcttgatgttctaccgtcgcagggcttcgcctaagcaccactacaatattatcgaggattatggtggaggggggcaccgcacacggctaagagatcaatgatcaattgttgtgtctctggggtgcccccctgcccccgtatataaaggagtggaggagggggccggccaaggagggtggcgcgcctaagggggggagtccaactcccaccgggagtaggactccccttttttcgattaggagtaggagagggaaggaagaggaaggagggaggaaggaaaggggggccggccccctcccaattcggattgggcttgggggggtgggtggggcgccccctcccttgctcctttcccctcctttccactaaggcccatatacctcctgggggtttccggtaacctcccggtgatccggtattgtcccaatcttacccggaaccttttcggtgtccaaatatagtcgtccaatatatcgatctttatgtctcgatcatttcgagactcctcgtcaagtccgtgatcacatccgggattccgaacaacctttggtacatcaaaatatataaactcataatgaaactgtcatcgtaacgttaagcgtgcggaccctacgggttcgagaacaatgtagacatgaccgagacacgtctccggtcaataaccaatagcggaacctggatgctcatattggctcctacatattctacgaagatctttattggtcagaccgcataacaacatacgttgttccctttgtcatcggtatgttacttgcccgagattcgatcgtcggtatctcaatacctagttcaatctcgttaccagcaagtctctttactcgttccgtaatacatcatcttgcaactaacttattagttgcattgcttgcaaggcttaagtgatgtgtattaccgagagggcccagagatacctctctgacaatcggagcgacaaatcctaatctcgaaata
This window harbors:
- the LOC119355845 gene encoding UDP-xylose transporter 1-like, translating into MTAGLQLGVIGSLALSVASSVAIVICNKALISTLGFPFATTLTSWHLMVTYCTLHVAQRLHFFEPKAIDGHTVILFGFLNGTSIGLLNLSLGFNSIGFYQMTKLAIIPFTVLLETIFLNKRFSETIKLSLMVLLLGVGIASVTDLELNLLGSVLSGLAIATTCVGQILTNTIQKKLKVSSTQLLYQSAPYQAAILFATGPFVDRLLTNRSVFAHKYTTPVVGFIILSCLIAVSVNFSTFLVIGTTSPVTYQVLGHLKTCLVLSFGYTLLHDPFTMKNILGILVAIFGMALYSFFSVRESKKKSTNDALPVSQMPDKETEPLLATKDGSDIKKANGVSHGC